In the genome of Pseudomonas sp. LBUM920, one region contains:
- a CDS encoding MFS transporter — MSHPSQFTLLRTRRFLPFFITQLLGAFNDNIFKQSLILAILYKLTIDGDRSIWVNLCALLFILPFFLFSALAGQFGEKFNKDALIRAIKIGEIVIMSVGATGFLFNHLELMLLALFAMGTHSALFGPVKYSIMPQALHDDELVGGNGLVEMGTFLAILAGTIGAGIMMSSTHYAPIVAVAIVGVAVLGYLASRSIPRAAASTPGLRLNWNIFSESWATLRLGLGQTPAVSRSIVGNSWFWFVGAIYLTQIPAYAKEWLYGDETVVTLILTVFSVGIALGSMLCEKLSGRKVEIGLVPFGSFGLTVFGLLLWWHSGGFPQSAQEHDWLGVLGYGQAWWVLFDILGLGVFGGFYIVPLYALIQSRTAENERARVIAANNILNALFMVVSAIVSILLLSVAKLSIPELFLVVSLLNIAVNTYIFRIVPEFTMRFMIWLLSHSMYRVEHRNLELIPDEGAALLVCNHVSFVDALLIGGAVRRPIRFVMYYKIYRLPVLNFIFRTAGAIPIAGRHEDIQIYEKAFARIAQYLKEGELVCIFPEGKLTGDGEMNEFRGGVTRILEETPVPVIPMALQGLWGSFFSRDPNKGFFHRIWSRVVLVAGEPVTVEAATPAQLQERVGALRGSVR, encoded by the coding sequence TTCATCACCCAGTTGCTGGGCGCCTTCAACGACAACATCTTCAAGCAATCGCTGATCCTGGCCATTCTCTACAAGCTCACCATCGACGGTGACCGCTCGATCTGGGTCAACCTGTGCGCATTGTTGTTTATCCTGCCGTTCTTCCTGTTCTCGGCGCTGGCGGGGCAATTCGGCGAGAAATTCAACAAGGACGCACTGATCCGCGCGATCAAGATCGGTGAGATCGTGATCATGAGCGTCGGCGCCACCGGGTTCCTGTTCAACCACCTGGAGCTGATGCTGCTGGCGCTGTTTGCCATGGGCACGCATTCAGCGCTGTTCGGGCCGGTGAAGTATTCGATCATGCCCCAGGCCCTGCACGACGATGAATTGGTGGGCGGTAACGGCCTGGTGGAAATGGGCACGTTTCTGGCGATCCTGGCCGGCACCATTGGCGCCGGGATCATGATGTCTTCGACCCATTACGCACCGATCGTGGCCGTGGCAATTGTCGGTGTGGCAGTGCTGGGTTATTTGGCCAGCCGCAGCATTCCGCGCGCGGCGGCGTCTACTCCAGGGCTGCGCCTGAACTGGAACATATTCAGCGAATCGTGGGCCACCTTGCGCCTGGGCCTGGGGCAGACCCCGGCGGTGTCGCGTTCGATTGTCGGCAACTCGTGGTTCTGGTTTGTCGGCGCGATTTACCTGACGCAAATCCCGGCCTACGCCAAGGAGTGGTTGTACGGCGATGAAACTGTAGTGACCTTGATCCTCACGGTGTTCTCGGTCGGTATCGCCCTGGGCTCGATGCTCTGTGAAAAGCTCTCCGGGCGTAAGGTGGAAATCGGCCTGGTGCCCTTTGGCTCATTTGGCCTGACAGTGTTCGGGCTGCTGCTGTGGTGGCACTCCGGCGGCTTCCCGCAAAGTGCTCAGGAACATGACTGGCTCGGCGTACTCGGCTACGGCCAGGCCTGGTGGGTGTTGTTCGATATCCTCGGGCTGGGCGTGTTCGGCGGTTTCTATATCGTGCCGCTGTATGCGCTGATCCAGTCGCGCACCGCTGAAAACGAGCGTGCGCGGGTGATCGCGGCCAACAACATTCTCAATGCGCTGTTCATGGTGGTGTCGGCCATCGTGTCGATCCTGCTGCTGAGCGTGGCCAAGCTGTCGATTCCTGAACTGTTCCTGGTGGTGTCGCTGCTCAATATCGCGGTCAACACCTACATCTTCAGGATCGTCCCCGAGTTCACCATGCGTTTCATGATCTGGCTGCTCAGCCATTCCATGTACCGCGTGGAGCACCGCAACCTTGAGCTGATTCCGGACGAGGGCGCGGCGTTGCTGGTGTGCAACCACGTGTCGTTTGTCGATGCGCTGTTGATCGGCGGAGCAGTGCGTCGGCCGATTCGCTTTGTCATGTACTACAAAATCTACCGTTTGCCGGTGCTCAATTTTATCTTCCGCACTGCGGGGGCGATTCCGATTGCCGGGCGTCACGAGGATATCCAGATCTACGAAAAGGCCTTCGCGCGAATTGCCCAGTACTTGAAGGAAGGCGAGTTGGTGTGCATTTTTCCGGAAGGCAAGCTCACCGGGGACGGTGAGATGAATGAGTTCCGCGGGGGCGTGACGCGCATTCTGGAAGAAACGCCGGTGCCGGTGATTCCAATGGCGTTGCAGGGCTTGTGGGGGAGTTTTTTCAGTCGCGATCCGAACAAGGGGTTCTTTCACCGGATCTGGTCGCGGGTGGTGCTGGTGGCGGGTGAGCCGGTGACGGTCGAGGCGGCGACGCCTGCGCAGTTGCAGGAACGGGTGGGGGCATTGCGGGGGAGTGTCAGGTAG
- the sugE gene encoding quaternary ammonium compound efflux SMR transporter SugE, producing MSWIILFFAGLFEVGWAVGLKYTDGFSKPLPTALTIAAMAISLGLLGLAMKELPLGTAYAIWTGVGAVGTVIAGIILFGESMALFRLASVALIICGLIGLKISA from the coding sequence ATGTCCTGGATCATCCTGTTTTTTGCCGGGCTGTTTGAAGTGGGCTGGGCGGTCGGTTTGAAGTACACCGATGGTTTCAGCAAGCCATTGCCCACCGCCCTGACGATTGCCGCCATGGCCATCAGCCTCGGCCTGCTGGGCCTTGCCATGAAAGAACTGCCGCTGGGCACCGCCTATGCCATCTGGACCGGTGTCGGCGCGGTGGGCACGGTGATCGCCGGGATCATTCTGTTTGGCGAGTCCATGGCGTTGTTCCGGTTGGCCAGTGTGGCGTTGATTATCTGCGGGCTGATTGGCCTTAAGATCAGCGCCTAA
- a CDS encoding bile acid:sodium symporter family protein — MRALAALSRFVGNTFAYWVLIFAVLAFLEPGWFIGLKGAIVPLLGLVMFGMGLTLKLEDFAEVARHPWRVALGVVAHFVIMPGMAWLLCQAFHLPPEIAVGVILVGCCPSGTSSNVMTWLARGDLALSVAIAAVTTLLAPLLTPALIWLLASAWLPVSFMELFWSILQVVLLPIVLGVIAQRVLGERVRHAVQVLPLVSVVSIVIIVAAVVAASQAKIAESGLLIMAVVMLHNSFGYLLGYFTGRLFKLPLAQRKSLALEVGMQNSGLGAALASAHFSPLAAVPSALFSVWHNISGALLSTYFRRMSEKEDRRVLENTPKT, encoded by the coding sequence ATGCGCGCACTCGCCGCCTTGAGCCGTTTCGTCGGCAATACCTTCGCCTACTGGGTGTTGATTTTCGCGGTGCTCGCCTTCCTTGAGCCCGGCTGGTTCATTGGCCTGAAAGGCGCCATTGTGCCGCTGCTGGGCCTGGTGATGTTCGGCATGGGGCTGACCTTGAAACTTGAAGACTTCGCCGAGGTTGCCCGCCATCCGTGGCGCGTGGCCCTGGGCGTGGTCGCGCACTTTGTGATCATGCCGGGCATGGCGTGGTTGCTGTGCCAGGCCTTCCACCTGCCGCCGGAAATTGCCGTCGGCGTGATCCTTGTCGGGTGCTGCCCAAGCGGCACCTCGTCCAACGTGATGACCTGGCTTGCCCGTGGTGACCTGGCGTTGTCGGTGGCGATTGCCGCCGTTACCACCCTCCTCGCCCCGCTGCTCACGCCGGCGCTGATCTGGCTGCTGGCGTCGGCCTGGCTGCCGGTGTCGTTCATGGAGTTGTTCTGGTCGATCCTGCAAGTGGTGCTGCTACCAATTGTGCTCGGCGTGATCGCGCAACGTGTGCTCGGCGAGCGCGTGCGCCATGCGGTGCAAGTACTGCCGCTGGTATCGGTGGTGAGCATCGTGATCATCGTTGCGGCCGTGGTGGCGGCGAGTCAGGCCAAGATCGCCGAATCGGGCCTGTTGATCATGGCCGTGGTGATGCTGCACAACAGCTTCGGCTACTTACTGGGTTACTTCACCGGCCGGTTGTTCAAACTGCCACTGGCCCAGCGCAAGTCGCTGGCGCTGGAAGTCGGCATGCAGAACTCCGGGCTGGGCGCCGCGTTGGCCAGTGCGCATTTTTCGCCATTGGCGGCGGTACCCAGTGCGCTGTTCAGCGTCTGGCACAATATTTCCGGGGCGTTGCTGTCGACCTACTTCCGCCGCATGAGCGAAAAGGAAGACCGCCGGGTATTGGAAAACACGCCGAAAACTTGA
- the rdgC gene encoding recombination-associated protein RdgC encodes MWFKNLLIYRLTQDLPVDAEALEAAMATKLARPCASQELTTYGFVAPFGKGEDAPLVHVSGDFLLIAARKEERILPGSVVRDAVKEKVEEIEAEQMRKVYKKERDQIKDEIIQAFLPRAFIRRSSTFAAIAPKQGLILVNSASPKRAEDLLSTLREVIGTLPVRPLTVKTAPTAIMTDWVTTQKPADDFSVLDECELRDTHEDGGIVRCKRQDLTGEEIQLHLTTGKVVTQLSLAWQDKLSFMLDDKMTVKRLKFEDLLQDQAEQDGGDEALGQLDASFTLMMLTFGEFLPALVEALGGEETPQGI; translated from the coding sequence ATGTGGTTCAAGAACCTGCTTATCTATCGCCTGACCCAAGATCTGCCCGTTGATGCCGAGGCGTTGGAAGCGGCCATGGCCACCAAACTGGCGCGCCCTTGTGCAAGCCAGGAGTTGACCACTTACGGTTTCGTCGCCCCTTTTGGTAAGGGTGAAGACGCTCCCCTGGTTCACGTCAGCGGTGACTTCCTGCTGATCGCCGCGCGCAAGGAAGAACGTATCCTGCCGGGTAGCGTGGTGCGCGACGCAGTCAAAGAGAAAGTCGAAGAGATCGAAGCCGAGCAAATGCGCAAGGTCTATAAAAAGGAACGCGACCAGATCAAGGATGAAATCATCCAGGCCTTCCTGCCGCGCGCCTTTATCCGTCGCTCGTCGACCTTCGCCGCCATTGCGCCGAAACAGGGCCTGATCCTGGTCAACTCGGCAAGCCCCAAGCGCGCCGAAGACCTGCTGTCGACCCTGCGTGAAGTGATCGGCACCCTGCCGGTTCGCCCACTCACGGTAAAAACCGCGCCAACCGCGATCATGACCGATTGGGTCACCACGCAGAAACCGGCCGATGACTTCTCCGTCCTCGACGAATGCGAACTGCGCGACACCCATGAAGACGGCGGCATTGTGCGCTGCAAGCGCCAGGACCTGACCGGTGAAGAAATCCAGCTGCACTTGACCACGGGCAAAGTCGTGACCCAACTGTCACTGGCCTGGCAGGACAAGTTGTCCTTCATGCTCGACGACAAAATGACCGTCAAGCGCCTGAAGTTCGAAGACCTGCTGCAAGACCAGGCCGAACAGGACGGCGGCGACGAAGCCCTGGGCCAACTGGACGCCAGCTTTACCCTGATGATGCTGACGTTCGGCGAATTTCTGCCGGCGCTGGTTGAGGCACTGGGCGGCGAAGAAACCCCACAGGGCATCTAA
- a CDS encoding MFS transporter yields the protein MNATTESAPGSYVILAAICLAALVLPMSFTGGAVATPFIGEAFAAHPAQLAWITNAFMLSFGSLLMAAGTLADRYGRKRLFLSGMLLFTLVSLLLAVAPGIVWLDILRGVQGVAAATALASGCAALAQEFDGHARTRAFSLLGSTFGAGLAFGPLVSGLLIEQWGWRAVFLTTALLAGLSLLFAAPKMRESRDPQALRLDLAGVLTFSAMLVTLTTAVILAPEHGWASSTIHALLASAAVFLLVFILVEHRASQPMLALELFRFPRFIGVQLLPIGTCYCYIVLIVLLPLRFIGVEGASAFDAGLMMLALSAPMLVVPIIAASLTRWLSAGLLCAIGLLIAAAGLYGLSLVNVGHPVQTVAAMLVIGIGTGLPWGLMDGLAISVVPKERAGMAAGIFNTTRVASEGVALAITLAVLSALVARHLQAGTAQDVSVIAQQLVMGDARHASATLPLAGLRTAYLAGFNTLLQGLAGLTLLTAAVVFAFLSRREVAPIPTAPAVESPS from the coding sequence ATGAACGCAACCACTGAATCCGCGCCTGGCAGCTATGTCATTCTGGCGGCGATTTGCCTCGCGGCGCTGGTATTACCCATGAGTTTCACCGGCGGCGCCGTGGCCACGCCGTTTATCGGTGAGGCATTTGCGGCCCATCCTGCGCAATTGGCCTGGATTACCAACGCGTTCATGCTCAGTTTCGGCAGCCTGTTGATGGCCGCTGGCACCCTGGCCGACCGCTATGGGCGCAAGCGGTTGTTTTTGTCGGGCATGCTGCTGTTTACCCTGGTGTCACTGCTGCTGGCCGTGGCCCCGGGCATTGTGTGGCTGGATATATTGCGCGGCGTGCAAGGGGTTGCGGCAGCCACTGCGCTGGCCAGCGGCTGCGCGGCACTGGCGCAGGAGTTTGACGGGCATGCGCGCACCCGAGCCTTCAGCCTGCTGGGCAGCACGTTTGGCGCGGGGTTGGCATTCGGCCCCCTGGTGTCGGGGCTGTTGATTGAACAGTGGGGTTGGCGCGCGGTATTCCTCACCACGGCGTTGCTGGCGGGCCTGTCGCTGTTGTTCGCCGCCCCCAAAATGCGCGAGAGCCGCGACCCGCAGGCGCTGCGCCTGGACCTGGCCGGCGTACTGACGTTTTCGGCCATGCTGGTGACCTTGACGACGGCGGTCATCCTGGCCCCCGAACACGGTTGGGCCTCATCGACGATCCATGCCCTGCTCGCGTCAGCAGCCGTGTTTTTGCTGGTGTTTATCCTCGTGGAACATCGCGCCAGCCAACCGATGCTGGCGCTGGAGTTGTTTCGTTTTCCCCGCTTTATCGGCGTGCAGTTGCTGCCGATCGGCACCTGTTACTGCTACATCGTGTTGATCGTGCTACTGCCGCTGCGGTTTATCGGTGTGGAGGGTGCCAGCGCATTTGACGCGGGGTTGATGATGCTGGCGTTGTCGGCGCCGATGCTGGTGGTGCCGATTATCGCGGCAAGCCTCACGCGCTGGCTGTCGGCGGGACTGCTGTGCGCTATCGGCCTGCTGATTGCGGCGGCAGGCCTGTACGGGTTGAGCCTGGTCAACGTCGGCCACCCCGTGCAGACCGTCGCCGCGATGCTGGTTATCGGCATCGGCACCGGATTGCCCTGGGGGTTGATGGACGGCCTGGCGATCAGCGTGGTGCCCAAAGAACGCGCGGGGATGGCGGCAGGGATTTTCAATACCACCCGCGTCGCCAGTGAAGGTGTGGCTCTGGCAATCACCCTGGCGGTATTGAGTGCGTTGGTCGCGCGTCATCTGCAAGCCGGCACGGCGCAGGACGTGTCGGTGATTGCCCAGCAGTTGGTCATGGGCGATGCCCGACACGCCAGTGCGACCCTGCCACTGGCGGGGCTGCGCACGGCCTACCTCGCAGGCTTCAACACCTTGCTGCAAGGGTTGGCGGGGCTCACCCTGCTCACGGCGGCGGTGGTGTTCGCGTTTCTGAGCCGACGCGAAGTCGCGCCGATCCCCACGGCGCCCGCCGTTGAATCACCGAGCTGA
- a CDS encoding LysR family transcriptional regulator, with protein MTDNLSGVIAFVKTAEALSFVAAARTLGISASAVGKNVARLEAELNVRLLHRSTRKVSLTAEGQMFYERSRKILDDLHDARAMLSHAMQAPRGKLRVSLPTIGYRFLFPHMLAFRKAYPEIELELDFNDHLVDVIEEGFDVVIRSGGLADSTLMARKLGPFRFVLCASPKYLQANGRPQTLSDLEHHQCLRYRFATTGKIMDWTLSANPAMTQLRLPTALTLNNMEAMLRAAVDGHGIAYVPDFLAREALAQAQLDTVLDGHSDDQGQFWALWPSSRHLSPKIRVFVDFAAERLFTNPSTGTPLATR; from the coding sequence GTGACGGACAATCTCAGCGGTGTGATCGCCTTCGTGAAAACCGCAGAAGCCCTGAGCTTTGTAGCCGCGGCGCGTACGCTGGGGATTTCCGCTTCGGCGGTGGGCAAAAATGTTGCCAGGCTTGAGGCCGAGCTTAATGTGCGGCTGCTGCACCGCAGTACCCGCAAGGTCAGTCTCACGGCTGAAGGGCAGATGTTCTACGAGCGCAGCCGCAAGATCCTCGATGACCTGCACGACGCCCGCGCGATGCTTTCGCATGCCATGCAGGCACCGCGCGGCAAGCTGCGCGTGAGCCTGCCCACCATCGGCTATCGCTTTCTGTTTCCGCACATGCTCGCCTTCAGAAAAGCCTACCCGGAGATCGAGCTGGAACTGGACTTCAACGACCACCTGGTGGATGTGATCGAGGAGGGGTTCGACGTCGTGATCCGCAGCGGTGGGTTGGCCGATTCGACACTGATGGCGCGCAAGCTTGGGCCTTTTCGCTTTGTGCTGTGTGCGTCGCCCAAGTACCTGCAGGCCAATGGCCGACCCCAAACCCTCAGTGATCTTGAACACCACCAGTGCCTGCGTTATCGGTTTGCGACCACCGGCAAAATCATGGATTGGACCTTGTCCGCCAACCCCGCGATGACCCAGTTGCGCCTGCCCACGGCGCTGACCTTGAACAACATGGAAGCCATGCTCAGGGCCGCCGTCGATGGCCATGGCATTGCCTATGTGCCGGACTTCCTGGCCCGTGAGGCGCTGGCCCAGGCACAGCTGGACACCGTGTTGGACGGGCACTCCGATGACCAGGGCCAATTCTGGGCGCTGTGGCCTTCCAGCCGGCACCTCTCGCCCAAGATCCGCGTGTTCGTGGACTTTGCCGCTGAGCGTCTGTTTACAAACCCATCAACCGGTACCCCACTTGCAACTCGGTAA
- a CDS encoding response regulator, translating into MSTARILIVEDEANIRRFVGIALQDEGFQVFEADSVKRALIHAASRQPDLVIVDLGLPDGDGKQLISELRGWLAVPILVLSARDREEEKVAALDAGADDYLTKPFGVPELLARIRAQLRRHGQTGTAAATSKVAFGDIAVDLSTHEVWRQGQPVHLTPIEYRLLCAMLRGQSRVLTHRQLLLEVWGLDYIDRPHYLRVHMAHLRQKLEADPAQPQHFITELQVGYRLMGL; encoded by the coding sequence ATGAGCACTGCACGCATTTTGATTGTGGAAGACGAGGCCAACATCCGCCGCTTCGTCGGGATCGCCCTGCAAGACGAAGGGTTTCAGGTGTTCGAGGCCGACAGCGTCAAACGCGCGCTGATCCATGCCGCCAGCCGACAGCCGGACCTGGTGATCGTCGACCTCGGCCTGCCGGATGGAGACGGCAAACAGCTGATCAGCGAATTGCGCGGCTGGCTGGCGGTGCCGATTCTGGTGCTGTCGGCACGTGATCGCGAGGAAGAAAAAGTCGCCGCCCTGGACGCCGGTGCCGATGACTACCTGACCAAGCCCTTTGGCGTGCCCGAGCTGCTCGCACGCATCCGCGCACAGCTGCGCCGGCACGGGCAAACGGGTACCGCGGCGGCCACCAGCAAAGTGGCGTTTGGCGACATTGCCGTGGACCTGTCGACGCATGAAGTGTGGCGCCAGGGGCAACCGGTGCACCTCACGCCCATCGAATACCGCCTGCTCTGTGCAATGCTTCGTGGCCAAAGCCGGGTGTTGACGCATCGGCAATTATTGCTGGAAGTGTGGGGCCTGGATTACATCGACCGTCCCCATTATTTGCGCGTGCACATGGCGCATTTGCGGCAAAAACTGGAGGCGGACCCGGCGCAGCCGCAGCACTTTATTACCGAGTTGCAAGTGGGGTACCGGTTGATGGGTTTGTAA
- a CDS encoding sensor histidine kinase KdpD, whose amino-acid sequence MPALNDDRPDPDALLARVQLEEQAALRGKLRIYFGSNAGVGKTCAMLAAAQREVALGRDLLAGVIETHGRAETAQWLQGLEQLPRAALLHREFALSEFDLDAALRRHPAVVLVDELAHSNVPGSRHPKRWQDIEELLSAGIDVWTTLNVQHLESLNDLVSGIIGIRVRETVPDHVFDNAHEVVVIDLPPDDLLQRLKDGKVYLGPQAERASRHFFRKGNLLALRELALRRTADRVDTQMRVYRRERSISTVWPARERLLVGVAGDAGDERLVREAARLAQKLEADWIVVHVAAHQGRGARRYLTAMKTLALAAEFGADTATLPGMDVAEALAACAREHNANRLVLGHHPRRAWRFWHQSVSDRISRHHPQIDQIVIAHGLLPGKPPVVEKTVPAAGTRLAYLWASLACFAATAVAALLLQVFDLANVVMLFLLTVVLVALRFGRGPGVWAAMLAVLCFDFFFVQPRYSFTVNDTQYFFTFALMLGIALITGQLTARLRHEARTAAARERRATSLARLARDLSAALTVEQISEVALRTFSGVFEARVGLALPDAADGVHSVSASGLPIDDSIAQWTYDHGQAAGHGTDTLSAANGCYLPLKAPMRVRGVLVLELAQSERLSDPQERRLLEACMSQLAIALERVHFVEVAQSTLVQMEGEKMRNTLLAAISHDLRTPLTTLIGAADTALPHAPPGPLTELLNGIHEQATSMQRLIENLLDMARMQERGVRLNRQWHSLEEVVGSALRQLREPLAHHRVLTALDPHLPLVEIDALLIERVLVNLLDNAAKYTPPGTVITVAACSTAGSIVLHVSDNGPGKAPANLFEPFARGQQESSVAGIGLGLALAKRIVEAHGGRIEANPGQVGGMHFTITLPAGTPPLMETL is encoded by the coding sequence ATGCCCGCATTAAACGACGACCGCCCCGACCCCGACGCCTTATTGGCCCGGGTACAGCTGGAAGAACAGGCCGCCTTGCGCGGCAAATTGCGTATCTACTTTGGCTCCAATGCCGGCGTGGGCAAAACCTGCGCGATGCTCGCGGCGGCGCAACGCGAAGTTGCGCTGGGCCGCGACCTGCTCGCTGGCGTGATAGAAACCCACGGTCGCGCGGAGACCGCCCAGTGGCTCCAAGGCTTGGAACAACTGCCCCGCGCCGCCTTGTTGCACCGCGAGTTCGCGCTCAGCGAATTCGACCTCGACGCCGCCCTGCGCCGGCACCCCGCCGTGGTACTGGTGGACGAATTGGCCCACAGCAACGTACCCGGTTCGCGCCACCCCAAACGCTGGCAAGACATTGAAGAGTTGCTCAGCGCCGGTATCGACGTGTGGACCACGCTGAACGTCCAGCACCTGGAAAGCCTGAATGATTTGGTCAGCGGCATCATCGGCATTCGCGTGCGCGAAACCGTGCCGGATCACGTGTTCGATAACGCCCACGAAGTGGTGGTGATCGACCTGCCGCCCGACGATCTGCTGCAACGCCTCAAGGACGGCAAGGTGTACCTGGGTCCGCAGGCCGAGCGCGCGTCGCGGCATTTTTTCCGCAAGGGCAACCTGCTGGCGTTGCGCGAACTGGCGCTGCGGCGCACGGCGGATCGGGTCGACACACAAATGCGCGTGTACCGCCGCGAGCGTTCGATCAGTACCGTGTGGCCCGCCCGCGAGCGCCTGCTGGTCGGCGTGGCGGGCGATGCTGGCGACGAGCGCCTGGTGCGCGAAGCTGCGCGGCTGGCGCAAAAACTCGAAGCCGACTGGATCGTGGTGCACGTGGCCGCGCATCAAGGGCGTGGCGCCAGGCGCTACCTGACGGCGATGAAAACCCTGGCGCTGGCGGCCGAATTCGGTGCCGACACCGCCACACTGCCGGGCATGGACGTGGCCGAGGCGCTGGCCGCCTGCGCCCGCGAGCACAACGCGAATCGCCTGGTGCTGGGCCATCATCCGCGCCGGGCCTGGCGGTTCTGGCATCAATCGGTCAGCGACCGGATCAGCCGGCACCACCCGCAAATCGATCAGATCGTGATTGCCCACGGGCTGCTGCCGGGCAAGCCGCCGGTCGTCGAAAAAACCGTGCCGGCGGCGGGCACCCGGCTGGCGTATCTGTGGGCAAGCCTGGCGTGTTTCGCCGCCACTGCGGTCGCCGCCCTGCTGCTGCAGGTGTTTGACCTGGCCAACGTGGTCATGCTGTTTTTGCTGACGGTGGTGCTGGTGGCTCTGCGGTTTGGGCGCGGCCCCGGTGTGTGGGCGGCGATGCTCGCGGTGCTGTGCTTTGACTTCTTTTTTGTGCAGCCGCGTTACTCGTTCACCGTCAATGACACCCAGTATTTCTTCACCTTTGCGCTGATGCTCGGCATCGCCCTGATCACCGGGCAACTCACCGCGCGCTTGCGCCACGAAGCCCGCACCGCCGCCGCCCGCGAGCGACGCGCCACCTCCCTGGCGCGGCTGGCCCGCGACCTGTCGGCCGCGTTGACGGTGGAGCAAATCAGCGAAGTGGCCCTGCGCACGTTCAGTGGCGTGTTTGAAGCGCGGGTCGGCCTGGCGCTGCCGGACGCCGCCGATGGCGTGCACAGCGTCAGCGCGAGCGGGCTGCCGATTGACGACAGCATCGCCCAATGGACTTATGACCACGGCCAGGCGGCCGGCCATGGCACCGACACGTTGTCGGCGGCCAACGGCTGCTATTTGCCGCTCAAGGCCCCGATGCGCGTGCGCGGTGTGCTGGTGCTGGAACTGGCCCAGAGCGAACGCCTGAGCGATCCGCAGGAACGCCGCCTGCTGGAAGCCTGCATGAGCCAACTGGCAATTGCACTGGAACGCGTGCACTTCGTCGAAGTGGCGCAAAGCACGCTGGTGCAGATGGAAGGCGAGAAAATGCGCAACACCTTGCTCGCGGCCATTTCCCACGACCTGCGCACGCCCCTGACCACACTGATCGGCGCCGCCGACACCGCCCTGCCCCACGCCCCACCGGGGCCGCTGACCGAGTTGCTCAATGGCATTCATGAACAGGCCACCTCGATGCAGCGCCTGATCGAAAACCTGCTGGACATGGCCCGCATGCAGGAACGCGGCGTGCGCCTGAACCGGCAATGGCATTCGCTGGAAGAAGTCGTCGGCAGCGCGTTGCGCCAGCTGCGTGAGCCGCTCGCGCACCACCGCGTGCTCACCGCGCTGGACCCGCACTTGCCACTGGTGGAAATCGACGCACTGTTGATCGAGCGGGTGCTGGTCAACCTGCTCGACAACGCTGCCAAGTACACGCCGCCGGGCACGGTCATCACCGTTGCAGCCTGCTCGACCGCGGGCAGCATCGTGCTGCACGTCAGCGACAACGGCCCAGGCAAAGCACCAGCCAATCTGTTCGAACCCTTCGCGCGCGGCCAGCAGGAGTCGTCCGTCGCCGGCATCGGCCTGGGCCTGGCGCTGGCCAAACGCATCGTCGAGGCCCATGGCGGGCGCATCGAAGCCAACCCCGGTCAGGTGGGCGGCATGCACTTCACTATCACGTTACCGGCGGGTACCCCGCCGCTTATGGAAACCCTATGA